From one Bos indicus x Bos taurus breed Angus x Brahman F1 hybrid chromosome 7, Bos_hybrid_MaternalHap_v2.0, whole genome shotgun sequence genomic stretch:
- the PFN3 gene encoding profilin-3: MGDWKGYISAVLRDQRIDDVAIVGHSDNRCVWASRPGGLLAAISPQEVGVLTGPDRSTFLQAGLCVAGRRCCVIRDHLLAEGDGVLDARTKGLDGRAICVGHTPRALLVLMGRRGVHGGILNKTMHELIHGLRSQGT; encoded by the coding sequence ATGGGCGACTGGAAAGGTTACATCAGTGCAGTGCTTCGGGACCAGCGCATCGACGACGTGGCCATTGTGGGCCACTCGGACAATCGCTGCGTGTGGGCCTCGAGGCCTGGGGGCCTGCTGGCGGCCATCTCACCGCAGGAGGTGGGTGTGCTCACCGGGCCAGACCGGAGCACCTTCCTGCAGGCCGGGCTGTGCGTGGCGGGCCGCCGTTGCTGCGTCATCCGAGACCACCTGCTGGCGGAGGGTGACGGAGTGCTGGATGCACGCACCAAGGGTCTGGACGGGCGCGCCATCTGCGTGGGCCACACGCCTCGGGCGCTTCTCGTGCTCATGGGCCGGCGGGGTGTGCATGGGGGCATTCTCAACAAGACGATGCACGAGCTGATCCATGGGCTGCGCTCACAGGGCACCTAG